The Apibacter raozihei genome contains a region encoding:
- the leuD gene encoding 3-isopropylmalate dehydratase small subunit, with protein MEKFQTVTSTYVPLPIENVDTDQIIPARFLKATDKEGFGDNLFADWRYDKDGNPKPDFVLNNPTYSGTILVAGKNFGSGSSREHAAWAVSGYGFRAVVSSYFADIFKNNSLNNGLLPVVVSPDFLSEILECVHDNPQNTLTIDLNQQTITNNKTGRSEAFEINTYKKECLQKGLDDIDYLLSKKDKIEEYEKTRMYFGL; from the coding sequence ATGGAAAAATTTCAAACTGTAACTTCTACTTATGTACCTCTTCCCATAGAAAATGTAGATACTGACCAAATAATACCAGCAAGATTTCTTAAAGCAACAGATAAAGAAGGATTTGGAGATAATCTTTTTGCTGACTGGAGATATGATAAAGATGGAAATCCTAAACCGGACTTTGTTTTAAATAACCCTACCTATAGCGGAACAATTTTAGTAGCAGGCAAAAATTTTGGAAGTGGTTCCAGTAGAGAGCATGCAGCATGGGCGGTTTCAGGATATGGATTTAGAGCCGTAGTATCCAGCTACTTTGCAGATATTTTTAAAAACAATTCACTTAATAACGGACTTCTTCCGGTTGTTGTAAGTCCAGATTTTTTATCAGAAATACTTGAATGTGTTCATGATAACCCTCAAAATACACTTACTATTGATTTGAATCAACAGACTATTACAAATAATAAGACCGGTAGATCTGAAGCATTCGAAATAAACACTTATAAAAAAGAATGTCTTCAAAAAGGATTGGATGATATAGATTACCTATTATCCAAAAAAGACAAGATAGAAGAGTACGAAAAAACAAGAATGTACTTTGGTTTATAG